One part of the Anaerohalosphaeraceae bacterium genome encodes these proteins:
- a CDS encoding DeoR/GlpR family DNA-binding transcription regulator, with protein MIPTIQQRREGILTLAYRQGHVSIRQLAEHLKVSEATVRRDLHNLAAEGLLELSRGGAAVARNSDYSFLSKSMRNIEAKRVIAQLAANLVQDGDQIFIGSGTTCFGMAAYLRGRKGLSVIVNSVRTALELQSPGIDVLLLGGQYRPERMDTVGPLASETIERLRGYRAFLGTDGISQDFGLTSIDIESAHLLRLAARNARECILLADSSKFDRPALYKIIDLQMLSAVITEKKPESNWMDFFHRHQINVLYPKY; from the coding sequence ATGATTCCCACAATTCAGCAAAGACGAGAAGGCATTCTGACCCTTGCCTACCGGCAGGGACACGTGAGCATTCGGCAGCTGGCTGAACACCTGAAGGTGTCTGAAGCAACGGTTCGTCGAGACCTGCACAATCTGGCCGCCGAAGGACTGCTCGAACTGTCGCGAGGGGGCGCTGCGGTCGCGCGAAACTCCGACTATTCCTTCCTGTCCAAATCAATGCGCAACATCGAGGCCAAACGCGTCATCGCTCAGCTGGCGGCCAACCTCGTCCAGGACGGCGACCAAATCTTTATCGGGTCGGGCACTACCTGCTTTGGAATGGCCGCCTACCTGCGGGGACGCAAGGGACTGTCCGTCATCGTCAATTCCGTCCGCACGGCCCTCGAACTTCAGTCCCCCGGCATCGACGTGCTCCTGCTGGGCGGACAGTACCGCCCCGAACGGATGGATACCGTCGGGCCGCTGGCCTCCGAAACCATCGAGCGGCTGCGCGGCTATCGGGCCTTCCTCGGCACCGACGGCATCAGCCAGGACTTCGGGCTGACCTCCATCGACATCGAAAGCGCCCATCTGCTTCGGCTGGCGGCCCGCAACGCCCGCGAATGCATCCTCCTGGCCGACAGCAGCAAATTCGACCGCCCCGCGCTCTACAAAATCATCGACCTGCAGATGCTTTCGGCCGTCATTACCGAAAAGAAACCGGAATCCAACTGGATGGACTTCTTTCATCGTCATCAGATAAACGTCCTGTATCCAAAATATTAA
- a CDS encoding thiamine pyrophosphate-dependent enzyme: MPKSIRICPKENRAPGWLQFQPIPLNQYQKSIREEQSRYSREQLVRIQRDMMIIRTFETMLNEIKLRGSYQGIEYNHKGPAHLSLGQEAAAVGMAFHLNIDDHIYGSHRSHGEILAKGLSAIEKLDDADLMKIMKTYFDGECLRVVEKDAEGSIKDLAIDFLIYGTLAEIFGREAGFNKGMGGSMHAFFPPFGVYPNNAIVGGSGDIAVGAALYKKINRKNGIVIANIGDASSSCGPVWEGICLAAMDQYKTLWQPPYRGGLPLIFNFMNNFYGMGGQPQGETMGFGVLARLGAGVNPEQMHAERVDGFNPLAVADAILRKKEILNQGGGPVLLDTITYRYSGHSPSDQSSYRDKEEVQAWLEQDPTVHYAKDLVEAGICTQQTIDEIRQKAEKLIYKACKKAVDLSISPRADLKKHRCLLDQTMFSNQRVESMDPSRTPETLLPKEQNPRILSLKDKSRSAFDAAGQRLKDSRCVVFRDALFEAILDRFYTDPTLVAYGEENRDWGGAFAVYRGLTEALPYHRLFNTPIAEGAIVGSAVGYALEGGRALVELMYCDFLGRAGDEVFNQLCKWQSMSGGLLKMPVVLRVSVGSKYGAQHSQDWTSLCAHLPGLKVVFPATPYDAKGLMYSALVGTDPVVFFESQRLYGIAEEFHPGGVPEGYYEVPFGQPALRKQGKDLTILTIGATLYRAIEAAKILEDRYGLSCEIIDARSLVPFDYSLVLESVCKTRKILLASDACERGSYLHTMASTITQLAFDELDAPPAVLGARNWITPPDEIEDAFFPYPSDFLDMIHEHILPLKGYTVQRVCSREELLRRNREGV, from the coding sequence ATGCCCAAATCCATTCGCATTTGTCCGAAAGAAAACCGAGCCCCCGGCTGGCTTCAGTTTCAGCCGATTCCCCTCAACCAATACCAAAAAAGCATCCGCGAGGAGCAAAGCCGCTACAGCCGTGAGCAGCTGGTGCGGATTCAGCGGGATATGATGATTATCCGCACCTTCGAAACGATGCTCAACGAAATCAAACTCCGCGGCTCCTATCAGGGGATTGAATACAACCACAAGGGACCGGCGCACCTGTCGCTCGGTCAGGAAGCCGCCGCCGTCGGAATGGCCTTTCACCTGAACATCGACGACCACATCTACGGCAGCCACCGCAGCCACGGCGAAATCCTCGCCAAAGGGCTGTCGGCCATCGAAAAACTCGATGACGCCGACCTGATGAAAATCATGAAGACCTACTTTGACGGCGAGTGCCTTCGCGTCGTTGAAAAGGATGCCGAGGGCTCCATCAAAGATTTGGCGATTGATTTCCTGATTTACGGAACTCTGGCGGAAATCTTCGGAAGGGAGGCGGGCTTCAACAAAGGAATGGGCGGCTCGATGCACGCCTTCTTCCCGCCGTTCGGGGTCTATCCCAACAACGCCATCGTCGGCGGCTCCGGCGACATCGCTGTCGGGGCGGCCCTCTACAAAAAAATCAACCGCAAAAACGGCATTGTCATCGCCAATATCGGCGACGCCTCCTCCTCCTGCGGGCCGGTCTGGGAAGGCATCTGTCTGGCCGCCATGGACCAATACAAAACCCTCTGGCAGCCGCCGTATCGAGGAGGGCTGCCGCTGATTTTCAATTTTATGAACAACTTCTACGGGATGGGCGGCCAGCCGCAGGGCGAAACCATGGGGTTCGGCGTCCTGGCACGGCTTGGCGCCGGCGTTAACCCCGAACAGATGCACGCCGAACGCGTGGACGGCTTTAATCCGCTGGCGGTCGCTGACGCCATCCTCCGCAAAAAAGAAATCCTCAATCAGGGCGGCGGCCCGGTCCTGCTGGATACCATCACCTACCGATACAGCGGCCATTCTCCCTCCGACCAGAGCAGCTATCGCGACAAAGAAGAGGTCCAGGCCTGGCTGGAGCAGGACCCGACAGTCCACTACGCCAAAGACCTCGTCGAAGCGGGCATCTGCACGCAGCAGACCATCGACGAGATTCGGCAAAAAGCCGAAAAACTGATTTACAAGGCCTGCAAAAAAGCGGTGGACTTGAGCATTTCTCCCCGCGCCGACCTCAAAAAGCATCGCTGCCTGCTCGACCAGACGATGTTCTCCAACCAGCGTGTTGAGTCGATGGACCCGAGCCGAACCCCCGAAACGCTCCTGCCGAAGGAACAAAACCCGCGAATCCTCAGTCTGAAAGACAAAAGCCGCAGCGCCTTTGATGCAGCGGGCCAGCGGCTCAAAGACAGCCGCTGTGTTGTCTTCCGCGATGCACTGTTTGAAGCCATCCTCGACCGGTTCTATACAGACCCGACGCTGGTTGCCTACGGCGAAGAAAACCGCGACTGGGGCGGAGCGTTTGCCGTCTATCGGGGCCTTACGGAGGCCCTGCCGTATCATCGGCTTTTCAATACGCCGATTGCCGAGGGCGCCATTGTCGGCTCGGCGGTCGGCTACGCCCTCGAAGGCGGCCGGGCCCTCGTGGAGCTGATGTACTGCGATTTTCTGGGCCGCGCCGGTGATGAGGTCTTCAACCAGCTGTGCAAATGGCAGTCGATGAGCGGCGGCCTGTTGAAAATGCCGGTTGTGCTGCGTGTCTCCGTCGGCAGCAAATACGGCGCCCAGCACAGCCAGGACTGGACCTCGCTGTGCGCCCATCTGCCGGGTCTGAAGGTCGTCTTCCCCGCCACACCCTACGACGCCAAAGGGCTGATGTATTCGGCCCTGGTCGGCACGGACCCTGTGGTCTTCTTCGAAAGCCAGCGGCTGTACGGCATCGCCGAAGAGTTTCACCCGGGCGGTGTGCCGGAAGGATATTACGAAGTGCCCTTCGGTCAGCCGGCCCTGCGCAAACAAGGCAAAGACCTGACCATCCTGACCATCGGCGCCACCCTGTACCGCGCCATCGAGGCCGCCAAAATCCTCGAAGACCGCTACGGCCTGTCCTGCGAGATTATCGATGCCCGCTCGCTGGTGCCCTTCGATTATTCGCTGGTGCTCGAGTCCGTCTGCAAAACCCGAAAGATTCTGCTGGCCTCCGACGCCTGCGAACGCGGCAGCTATCTGCACACAATGGCCTCCACCATCACCCAGCTGGCCTTCGATGAACTGGATGCGCCGCCGGCCGTTTTAGGCGCCCGCAACTGGATTACGCCGCCGGATGAAATCGAGGACGCCTTCTTCCCCTATCCGTCGGACTTTCTGGATATGATTCACGAACATATCCTCCCGCTGAAGGGCTATACCGTCCAGCGGGTCTGCAGCCGCGAGGAACTGCTTCGCCGAAACCGCGAAGGCGTGTAG
- a CDS encoding rhamnogalacturonan lyase, producing MNVRWMCVWILLTGAGLSAAPYQRQMEALDRGLVALVDKPGRVFLSWRILGTEPESIAFDVYRQTEDGEPVRLNEKPLTGGTWFSDETADLTRANRYFVRAVLDGRQGPPSRAAEVKANPPVRPYLSIPIQTLPQHRPSDAAVGDLDGDGRYEIVLKQEMRPRDNAHNGLTGQTKLEAYDLDGRFLWRIDLGKNIREGAHYTPFIVYDLDGDGRAEVAVRTADGTVDGTGKVIGDPNADWRDENGRILRGPEYLTIFDGRTGAELVTVPYIPPRGNVRDWGDATGNRSDRFLACVAYLDGERPSLVMCRGYYTRTVLAAWNWRDGKLTNLWVFDSDAGPESNRAYRGQGNHNLAVGDVDGDGKDEILYGACAIDHDGRGLYSTGLGHGDAMHLADIDPDRPGLEIFAIHENPRHPNGANLRDAATGKVLWGLESKDAVRGVAMDIDPRHRGYECWAFGSGLQGLYNCKGEKIAERSPRSCNMGIWWDGDLLRELLNGTRITKWDFENLTETILLDGWDYDCVRVNGSKSTPCFYGDILGDWREEVIWPTLDGKELRIFVSTHPTEHRFITLMHDPIYRLSAAWQNVGYNQPTQVSFYLGEGMSAPPRPKIKTPRP from the coding sequence ATGAATGTTCGCTGGATGTGTGTGTGGATTTTGCTGACGGGGGCGGGCTTGTCTGCTGCCCCATACCAACGGCAGATGGAAGCGCTTGACCGGGGGCTGGTCGCCCTTGTGGACAAGCCCGGCCGGGTCTTTCTGAGCTGGAGGATTCTGGGGACCGAGCCGGAGTCGATTGCTTTTGATGTGTATCGGCAGACAGAAGACGGCGAGCCGGTCCGGCTGAATGAAAAGCCCCTGACCGGCGGAACATGGTTTTCGGATGAGACAGCGGATTTGACGCGGGCGAACCGCTATTTTGTGCGGGCGGTTTTGGACGGGCGTCAGGGGCCGCCGAGCCGGGCCGCGGAAGTGAAGGCCAATCCGCCGGTGCGTCCGTATCTGTCGATTCCGATTCAGACTCTGCCGCAGCATCGTCCCTCGGATGCGGCGGTCGGGGATTTGGACGGCGATGGACGTTACGAAATCGTTCTCAAGCAGGAGATGCGTCCGCGGGATAATGCGCACAACGGCTTGACCGGCCAGACCAAACTGGAGGCGTACGACCTGGACGGGCGGTTTCTGTGGCGGATTGACTTGGGCAAGAATATCCGCGAAGGAGCTCACTATACGCCGTTTATTGTCTATGATTTGGATGGAGATGGGCGGGCGGAGGTTGCGGTGCGCACAGCCGACGGCACGGTGGACGGCACCGGCAAGGTCATCGGCGACCCGAATGCCGACTGGCGCGATGAGAACGGACGAATCCTCCGCGGTCCGGAGTATCTGACGATTTTTGACGGGCGCACCGGTGCGGAACTGGTGACAGTCCCCTATATTCCGCCGCGCGGAAATGTGCGGGACTGGGGCGATGCAACCGGCAACCGTTCAGACCGTTTTCTGGCCTGTGTCGCGTATCTGGACGGGGAGCGTCCTTCGCTGGTGATGTGCCGCGGCTATTATACGCGGACGGTGCTGGCGGCCTGGAACTGGCGGGATGGGAAATTGACGAATCTGTGGGTTTTTGACAGCGATGCGGGCCCGGAGAGCAATCGGGCCTACCGCGGACAGGGCAATCATAACCTGGCGGTCGGCGATGTGGACGGCGACGGCAAAGACGAAATCCTCTACGGGGCCTGTGCGATCGACCACGACGGCAGGGGCCTGTATTCCACCGGTTTGGGACACGGGGATGCGATGCATCTGGCGGATATTGACCCGGACCGGCCTGGGCTGGAAATCTTTGCCATCCATGAAAACCCGCGTCATCCGAACGGGGCCAATCTGCGGGATGCGGCGACCGGAAAGGTCCTTTGGGGGCTGGAATCGAAAGATGCTGTGCGGGGCGTCGCAATGGATATTGACCCGCGGCATCGGGGATATGAATGCTGGGCCTTCGGCAGCGGTTTGCAGGGCTTGTATAACTGCAAAGGAGAAAAGATTGCCGAGCGTTCGCCCCGCTCCTGCAATATGGGGATATGGTGGGACGGCGACCTGCTGCGGGAGCTGCTCAACGGGACGCGCATTACAAAGTGGGATTTCGAAAATCTGACGGAAACGATTCTGCTGGACGGCTGGGATTATGACTGTGTCCGCGTAAACGGCTCCAAATCCACGCCTTGTTTTTACGGGGATATTCTGGGCGACTGGCGGGAGGAGGTTATCTGGCCGACGCTGGACGGCAAAGAGCTTCGCATCTTTGTTTCGACGCATCCGACGGAGCATCGGTTTATTACCCTGATGCACGACCCGATTTATCGGCTCAGCGCCGCCTGGCAGAATGTCGGCTATAACCAGCCGACACAGGTGAGTTTTTATCTGGGCGAGGGGATGTCCGCTCCGCCCCGTCCCAAAATAAAAACCCCCAGGCCCTGA
- the lpdA gene encoding dihydrolipoyl dehydrogenase: MTEHFSVAVIGSGPGGYIAALKAAQLGAKTAVIEKHLLGGTCLNYGCIPSKALLASAELLHRIRHCEPLGVQVNGSVGFDWTAIQKRKDKVLAKLRGGIKGLFAARQVRLYEGTAALDGPGRICITDGRGQTQTITAERIILAVGSVPARISGWPTDPEKVCTSDEALHWKELPGRLLIVGGGVIGCEFACMMHEYGVKVTVVEMMEELLPEMEPELGRTLNRLFTQRGIRIFTGTKVESLTAGEKGVSAVLSNGQTVEADKVLIATGRRPNTLSLGLETVGLQTDRGFIRVNERMETSAKGIFCIGDANGLCLLAHAASAQGVAAAENAVGRSAAYTLPVPSAVYTFPEIASVGLTSRQARRQNIPIRIGQFPIGYLGKAMAVGEESGFVKVISRRDDGALLGVHIFGHNATEIIESAVAMLGMKAKAKDLGEMIFAHPTLSEAVKEAAEDVYEQALHLPPRKVVQMAAETETIG, from the coding sequence ATGACAGAACATTTTTCCGTTGCGGTGATTGGGTCCGGTCCGGGCGGGTATATTGCAGCGCTGAAGGCCGCGCAGCTGGGCGCCAAAACGGCCGTCATTGAAAAGCATCTGCTCGGGGGCACCTGCCTGAACTACGGCTGCATCCCGTCCAAGGCCCTGCTGGCCTCGGCGGAGCTGCTGCATCGGATTCGGCATTGTGAGCCGCTCGGCGTGCAGGTGAACGGCTCGGTGGGGTTTGACTGGACTGCAATCCAGAAACGCAAAGACAAGGTGCTGGCCAAGCTTCGCGGCGGCATCAAAGGGCTCTTTGCCGCCCGTCAGGTGCGGCTTTATGAAGGGACTGCCGCCCTCGACGGCCCTGGGAGGATTTGCATCACCGACGGCCGGGGACAGACCCAAACGATTACAGCGGAGCGAATCATTCTTGCGGTCGGTTCCGTGCCGGCGCGAATCAGCGGCTGGCCGACCGACCCGGAAAAAGTCTGCACTTCGGATGAAGCCCTCCATTGGAAAGAGCTGCCCGGGCGTCTGCTGATTGTCGGCGGCGGTGTCATCGGCTGCGAGTTTGCCTGTATGATGCACGAATACGGCGTCAAGGTGACCGTCGTGGAGATGATGGAGGAGCTGCTGCCGGAGATGGAGCCGGAACTGGGCCGCACTCTGAATCGCCTTTTCACCCAACGGGGCATCCGCATCTTCACCGGCACCAAAGTAGAGTCCCTGACTGCCGGCGAGAAGGGGGTTTCGGCGGTTTTGTCCAACGGACAGACCGTCGAGGCCGACAAGGTGCTTATTGCGACCGGCCGACGTCCGAATACATTGTCGCTGGGGCTGGAGACGGTCGGCCTTCAAACGGACCGCGGGTTTATTCGTGTGAACGAGCGGATGGAAACGTCCGCCAAAGGGATTTTCTGCATCGGGGATGCCAACGGGCTTTGTCTTTTGGCTCACGCCGCCAGTGCTCAGGGCGTTGCGGCGGCGGAAAACGCCGTCGGCAGGTCAGCGGCTTATACGCTGCCGGTTCCCTCTGCGGTTTATACCTTTCCGGAGATTGCCTCGGTGGGACTTACCAGCCGGCAGGCCCGGCGGCAGAATATCCCGATTCGCATCGGGCAGTTTCCCATCGGATATCTGGGCAAGGCGATGGCCGTCGGCGAAGAGAGCGGTTTCGTAAAGGTCATCAGCCGGCGGGATGACGGTGCGCTGCTCGGTGTGCATATCTTCGGCCATAATGCGACGGAGATTATCGAAAGCGCCGTTGCGATGCTCGGGATGAAGGCCAAAGCGAAGGATTTGGGCGAAATGATTTTTGCCCATCCGACGCTCAGCGAGGCCGTCAAAGAGGCCGCCGAGGATGTGTATGAGCAGGCCCTGCATCTGCCGCCGCGCAAGGTTGTTCAGATGGCCGCCGAGACGGAAACGATTGGATAG
- a CDS encoding 2-oxo acid dehydrogenase subunit E2, whose amino-acid sequence MLLIKIPLKLRSSEAVIDRWAAEEKKPVRKGQPLFFLKSADEIVEIQCPQDAFLLKILEPEGAWVASGQAAAVIGNQSEDASSLKMLYDKDIEKKSEPIESVSDLKEIPSQPKEVKMAPQSAPSIPAGKVIPVLMPQAGQTMEEGTLLAWKVKEGDRISVGQVIFEIETDKATMEVEAVEAGRLAKIVVREGQTVPVKTPVAYLAENDADVEAYLAAQSGGQPAAAEPKEAPAAKTPAYEGVQTAPAQAESGRIKASPAARKAAAQRGIDLSAVSVGSGPGGRILSTDVAKAQPAAGGVQRKSMSKMRRAIANNLLYSKQNIPHFYTKLTIHAQPLFETYKQTKEKYPCSINDFVVMAAAKAIRQYPAFRSQLKDNEIVEFPDVNIGIAVGTEEGLTVPVLLKADQLPLRELAVRTRRLAENARQGKLEGVGQGIFTITNLGMFGVEEFSAIINPPESAILAVGAVREGVWVENGLLKPSRLMTMILSSDHRIIDGVLAAQFMQTLKNLLENPQTLAQV is encoded by the coding sequence ATGTTGTTGATAAAGATACCCCTGAAACTGCGTTCATCCGAAGCAGTCATTGACCGATGGGCGGCCGAAGAAAAGAAACCTGTTCGAAAAGGGCAGCCGCTTTTCTTTTTGAAAAGTGCAGACGAAATTGTGGAGATTCAATGTCCTCAGGACGCATTTCTTCTGAAGATTCTTGAACCGGAGGGGGCTTGGGTTGCAAGCGGACAAGCCGCCGCTGTAATCGGAAACCAAAGTGAAGACGCTTCTTCGCTTAAGATGCTTTATGATAAGGACATAGAAAAAAAATCTGAACCAATTGAATCGGTTTCAGACCTAAAAGAAATCCCCTCACAACCCAAAGAGGTCAAAATGGCTCCTCAATCTGCTCCTTCAATTCCCGCCGGAAAGGTTATTCCTGTTTTAATGCCGCAGGCAGGCCAAACGATGGAGGAAGGAACGCTGCTGGCCTGGAAGGTCAAAGAAGGGGACCGGATTTCTGTCGGACAGGTCATTTTTGAGATAGAGACCGACAAGGCCACGATGGAGGTCGAGGCGGTTGAGGCGGGTCGGCTGGCGAAAATCGTTGTCCGAGAAGGCCAGACTGTACCGGTCAAGACGCCCGTGGCGTATCTGGCGGAGAACGATGCGGATGTGGAGGCATATTTGGCGGCTCAATCCGGCGGGCAGCCGGCCGCCGCCGAGCCCAAAGAAGCTCCGGCCGCAAAAACCCCGGCGTATGAGGGTGTTCAAACGGCTCCGGCGCAGGCCGAAAGCGGACGCATCAAGGCCTCGCCTGCCGCCCGAAAGGCCGCGGCCCAGCGGGGGATCGATTTATCGGCGGTTTCCGTCGGTTCCGGACCGGGCGGGCGGATTTTGTCCACAGACGTGGCCAAGGCACAGCCCGCTGCCGGAGGTGTTCAGCGAAAATCGATGAGCAAGATGCGTCGGGCGATTGCCAATAACCTGCTCTATTCCAAGCAGAATATTCCCCATTTTTACACCAAACTGACGATTCATGCCCAGCCGCTGTTTGAAACATACAAGCAGACCAAGGAAAAATACCCCTGCAGCATCAATGATTTTGTTGTGATGGCGGCGGCGAAGGCGATTCGGCAGTATCCGGCTTTTCGCAGCCAGCTGAAGGACAATGAAATTGTTGAGTTTCCGGATGTGAATATCGGGATTGCCGTCGGCACGGAAGAAGGGCTGACTGTGCCGGTGCTGCTGAAGGCGGACCAGCTGCCGCTGCGGGAGCTGGCCGTGCGGACCCGCCGGCTGGCGGAAAACGCGCGTCAGGGCAAGCTGGAGGGGGTCGGGCAGGGCATCTTTACCATTACCAATCTGGGGATGTTCGGCGTGGAGGAGTTTTCGGCGATTATCAATCCGCCGGAGTCGGCGATTTTGGCGGTCGGGGCCGTCCGCGAGGGCGTCTGGGTCGAGAACGGCCTGCTGAAGCCCAGCCGTCTGATGACGATGATTCTCAGCAGCGACCATCGGATTATCGACGGTGTGCTGGCGGCTCAATTTATGCAGACGCTCAAAAATCTGCTGGAAAATCCGCAGACGCTGGCGCAGGTCTGA